In Glandiceps talaboti chromosome 4, keGlaTala1.1, whole genome shotgun sequence, a single window of DNA contains:
- the LOC144434602 gene encoding D-beta-hydroxybutyrate dehydrogenase, mitochondrial-like codes for MAEIRAMLRILSYILFAGCVYITCASLFSLGHGTFGLWSACLCLLSSAVFKVISTDPTKQLDVGRKAVLITGCDSGFGYSLAVHLDSLGFRVFAACLFKGGEGDQNLVKTCSDRLKTLQLDITNQEQVDNALKEVEKYLDGEELWGLVNNAGLLCLAEFELTPMPTIEKIMEVNCTGHMRVTKAFIPMIRHSKGRIVNVGSIAGRVTHGLHSVYSAAKGGMELFNDGLRMEMEQWGVKVSIIDSAGFRTGMFGEKQMDNMVSDIEGSVPSTAKADYGAEYLKSYRTKMMQIATTKTPFILEDLSPVINSMTDALLSTNPRVRYTDGRGPWIMLFVRKCLPTITGDHLIYKKFSPKIVAPAAVKEDKYK; via the exons ATGGCAGAAATCCGAGCCATGCTTCGCATCTTATCTTATATCCTATTCGCTGGGTGTGTTTACATCACATGTGCCTCTCTGTTTTCTCTTGGACATGGGACGTTCGGTTTGTGGTCGGCTTGTCTCTGTTTGTTATCCAGTGCAGTGTTCAAGGTTATATCGACTGACCCAACAAAGCAGTTAGATGTGGGTCGGAAAGCTGTTCTTATCACAG GTTGTGATAGTGGGTTTGGTTACAGCTTGGCCGTTCATCTAGACAGTCTTGGTTTTCGAGTATTTGCAGCATGTTTGTTTAAAGGAGGAGAGGGAGACCAAAACTTGGTCAAGACATGTTCAGATCGCTTGAAGACACTGCAGTTAGATATCACTAACCAAGAACAAGTTGACAATGCTTTAAAAGAAGTTGAAAAGTATTTGGATGGTGAAG AGTTATGGGGTTTGGTCAACAATGCCGGGCTTCTGTGTTTAGCAGAATTTGAATTGACACCAATGCCAACCATTGAGAAAATAATGGAAGTAAATTGTACAGGTCATATGCGTGTCACCAAAGCATTCATACCAATGATACGACACAGTAAAGGTAGAATTGTCAATGTAGGAAGTATAGCAG GCCGAGTGACCCATGGTTTACATTCAGTGTATTCAGCAGCCAAAGGTGGGATGGAACTTTTCAATGATGGACTTCGCATGGAGATGGAACAGTGGGGAGTGAAAGTTTCCATCATTGATTCAGCTGGCTTCAGAACAG GTATGTTTGGTGAAAAACAAATGGATAATATGGTTTCTGATATAGAGGGCAGTGTTCCATCAACAGCAAAAGCAGACTATGGTGCAGAGTACCTAAAATCCTACAGAACCAAGATGATGCAAattgcaacaacaaaaactcCATTCATCCTTGAGGATTTATCCCCAGTCATTAATTCTATGACAGATGCTCTGCTGTCAACCAATCCAAGGGTTCGTTACACCGACGGTAGAGGTCCTTGGATCATGCTATTTGTCAGAAAGTGTCTACCTACTATTACTGGAGATcatttgatttataaaaaattTTCACCTAAGATTGTAGCACCAGCTGCAGTGAAGGAGGACAAATATAAGTGA